The stretch of DNA CTGGTATATTTGACGTCAATACTCATACTCCAACTGTAAGGTTATGAGCGGTATGGGACGTATGTATCTATCCCTTACCTCATTTTTCGATGCTGACAATGTAATAGGTATGGGTACTTTGCATGGATGGCAATCTTTCGGAGATGGTGTAGCAGTATGTTTCCCCAGTTTTATTTTCGACGTTTCTCTGTGAACACGTATCATAGCCTGATATTCAAGCAGTTGCAAAGGGCCTAGGAGGAGGGTAAGGGTCATTTACAGTGTGGTACCGCGAGCTTTCTATTAATTTTTCAAAAGCTATGCATCCATCGGCGCTATCTTGATGTCGCCAAAGATTGCCAGTGGCATTCGAGATAATGCAGGTTTATGGAAACATGGGCATACTTATCAGGCAAGCCAACATGGTTTTATTTCTTCACCGTCAATTAAACATTATATAGGCACACCCCTTAGCATGTGCTGCAGCTTTGGCTGTTCAAAATGTTATCGAGAAGGAGAACTTATTGGAAAACATTCGTACTCAAGGCACCTATCTATGTAAGTAGTTTTAGCGTGTTCAAGTATCCGGGTCTCTTAATTTACTGTTACATTAGATGAGCTGCTGAAAGATGGGCTTATTGGCCCAAATGCCTTGGCTGCTCCGTATGTATTCGATATTCGGGGGGGTGGCGGTTTTTGGGCAGTCGAATTCGATTTCAAGGATACCTATTTCAAGACTTCCTCGTTTGCAATGCTTGTACAGGCCAAATCATTACAAAATGGCTTAATTGTGATGGGCATGGTCGGCGGTGCAAACCTGGAAGGTACCAAAGGTGAACACATCATATTCGCACCTGCATATAATATCACAAAAGAAGAGGTAGAAAAGATTGCTAGCATCTTTATCAGAAGTGTGGAAGATGTGCTGAAGGAACACATACCACAATAGGTATTAAAAGCAATGTAGATATAATCAAACGCAATTACTTGAACATATCCTGTAGTAGTACAGAGCACTCCTGCAGATCTCATTACTGATATCCAACTGGAGCAAGATGAGAGACGAGTGGTTAAATATTATGACTTGGATCGCTGATTTCACGCCACCTGCTTATATAAGTGGCTCAACGATTGCTTTAGGGCGTTTCGCGGTCTGACCTGCTCTTGCTTTCCTACATACACTCGTCACATTTTCTGTGTTTCCAACCTTGTTATATACGCTCAGAATCCGGATCGATGGCTGGGGGCATGTACTAAATGGATTTACGACCAATCCAACATCAAGAAGCCACAAGCAGCTCTAGTGCATCTACCACCCATCCTAGCCACAACCAAGACTCATTTTCAAACACGAACTCAGAAAGCAAACCAGTACGCTCTAGCGCAAGAGTGAAAGCTGCAAAGAACAAAGCTCAAATATCAGCCCAGACCAAAGAGTTTACTTCTATTTCCGAGCAAGGCCCCAGAGCATCTTCATCTATCCCCTCTGAAACCATCTCTACACGCAACACACGCGCAAGTCCTGCCAAACCGAATCGTTCCCGTGAAAGCAACTCCAgtaaaggaaagggaaaggaggTTTCTCAAGAATCATCTTCTCGCAGCACTAAACGGTAAGCGCTTTCTACACTTCGTTTACAATATGACACGGCGGTCTGATATTTAATCACTTGGTTAGTCATCGTCGGAACCCCACATCTACGACAGCGCCTCTTACCATCAACGAACCAATTCGCGATACAAAGGGAAAGAAACGTGCTGCGCCTGAAACTGACGACGAAGATTTAACTGCTCCTTCTACCAAACGCATCCGAACATCAGGATATTCTCTCAGATCAAACACATCTTCTGCCAATCCCGCTGATATGCCACGGAAAGCGCGGTTTGTTATATATCACGTCAACCTTTTGTCTAGCTGCTGACGCTACCTTAGaacatccacctccaaaggGAAAGCTGCATTGAAATCAAAGATGGCAGTTGCAAGCTCGTCTCGCCTCGAAACCGAAGATGTTGAAATGCTAGATCCAGATTATACCAACAGCAAGCATGGAGACTCATCGGATCTCGATGAATCGATGGAAGAGAAGCACGACATTGAAGGCCAACACGCTGAAGGCGACCAGGATGTAGGCATTGAGGAAGCTAAAGAtgatgacgaggatgaggacgaggatgaggacgaggatggcGAAGGTGGACACGATGACGAAGCCAGGGTGTCTTCTAGTGACGCAGGTCCCATTCCAGGTGGAATGGATGAAGCAACAGCTTTGGCCATTTTTGGTGATTACCGCCAATTTGGGTCCTACATGATGTCTCTGTCATCGCGTTTGAAGACCATGCTGAATAACATCAAGCCCACTGCGGATCCTACTACCAGGCTTGTTACTCTTCAAGAGTTGAGCGAACTCCTGAGCATCAGTACTGAAGATACCTTGGCCGGATCTTTCCAGGTTGAACAATTTGTTAGGGAATTGGTCAAAATTTTAGGAGGTCGCGGTgcggatgaagatgaagaagaggacgaggatcCTCCAGAACGCGACGAAGACGCTGCTCTTGCAGCAGCGCTCGCTATGAGCTCAGGAGGCACATATCAAGGCGACGATAACCTTGAGGCACAACTTCTTGCTTGCAGGTGCTTGGCAAACCTCATGGAGGCTCTGCCGGGTGTGGCCCACACCGTCGTTTACCATGGCGCCATCCCTGTTCTTTGCAGCAAACTCATTGAGATTGATTATATTGACCTGGCAGAGCAGACTTTGAGTGTAAGCGATTTTATTCTTGTTGGTATATGCAAAAATCTCTTATCTACATATATCATGTAGACTTTGGAAAAAATTTCGGAAGAATTCCCAAGTTCCATTGTACGGGAGGGTGGCTTAGCTGCTTTACTTACCTATGTGGACTTTTTCCCCATAGCATCACAAAGGACAGCTTTGCAGGCTGCATCTAATTGTTGCCGGAATGTGTCATCGGAACATTTCCCTATGATTCGTGGTGTTTGGCCAAACATTCGTAACTGTCTTGCATATTCCGACCAGCGCCTAGTAGAATATGCTTGCCTTTGCGTCATCCGAATTGTCGACTCTTATCACCGTTCATCCGTGGAAAATCTGGAATCTTTGATTGATTCAGAACTCATTCGAGCAGTAAATCAACTTCTCCTCCCGGCTGGGGGGTCGCCTTTGATTGCTTCAAATACGTACACCCTTTTGCTGCGAGCATTAGCGACATCTGCAAAGGCTAGCGCTAAGATAACAGTCGCATTGCTTGAAGCAGATATAGTTGATACTTTATACCAGATTTTGACCGGAGTTTTGCCATCAGCCTCTCTAAACCATCTTGACCAAGGAGGCGCAGCAGGTGGACAAGGATTAGGAGGTGGATTGGCCGATATGACGGTCATGGAGAATTTGGCTCATAGACCGAAAGAACAGGTGGAAGAAGCTCTTAGTCTCATCTCTGAGCTATTACCCCCTTTACCAAAAGGTAAGCTTTATTCTCcataaaatacaaaattcATGCGCTGATCATTAAGCAGACGGTGTCTTCGATCACAAAGCATATACTGAGAAATCCCTTGCGAAACTTGTGAAGGCGAAAGCCAAGGCAGAGAGAGCAGCAGCCCGCCTCGTAACCCAAGCTCAAACGCCCACAGGTGCCCCCGCAACACTTTCATCCACACCTGGTTCCGCCGTACCTACAGATGATGCTTCTCCTGTACCAGGTTCTTCTGAAGTCCCTGTACAAGAGCCCGAAGAAAATAGAGAGACTTCAGCTGCTCTACCCGGCATAGATGTTGCTCCAGATCGAACAGACATGTTGCGGAGCAAACCTGCAGTAGTTGGCAGATTTATGCAGCTCCTTGTCCCGATCTTAGTTGACGTCTATGCTGCAAGCGTGATCACACCAGTTAGGATTAAAACATTGACCGGATTACTCAAGGCCGTCAGCTTCCTTGATGCAGATGGCTTAAAACCTGTTTTAATGGCAAGTTGCaatttttattattttgaTCATActgttgatttttttataGTTTGTTCCTGTGGCTAGTTTTGCATCCTCCATTTTGTCCTCCAAAGACCACCCTTCCCTTGTTATTGGAGCTCTTCAGCTCGTTGACCTATTGTTGGGAAAGCTGCCTTCGCTTTATAAGCCAACATTTCACAGGGAAGGTGTTTTTCACGAAATTGAGACTTTGGCCGAGCGTACCCTTACAACGTCtaaagcaaaagcaaaggaTGCTCCGGAATCTGGTGACGATGCAGCTAGTTCATCCAATGCTCCACCGGCGAGTATCCCTGGATTCAAAAAGTTGTCGTCAACGTCCTTAGATCCAGAAGATGCTATCACTCTAAGAGCCAGGGTTATCCAATTCAAGTATCTGGCTGATAAGCAAGACATTGATGAGGACGGGGcatttcaaagtttgcgtAACGTCGTTGTTAGGCTTTCTGCTCCCAATTCATCGGATCAAGAATATTCTGAAGCCCTTTGGGAACTTGCTGATCTGTTTGCATCCCCCCATACATCTGTCTCAAGTTTTGAGCTACTTCAGAGCGGAGTTGTCGATGgccttttgctttttgctaCGGATGAAAATCGTTCTGGTATGCACTACTTTTACATGACCTTGTTCTTTTCTAATCGTATATCATCTGCACCAGTGAGTTTGCAACGGCGGAGGGAGATCCTGCTAGATGCGTTCTCAAGTCGGAAAGTCAAGAATCTCACCGCCAACCAAACACCATTTGCAACCTTAGTCAAGAAATTACAAGAAAGCTTCACCAGGATGGAATCGTTTGAAGTCATTACTGTAGCACAAAATAGTGATGGTGAGCTACCTATTTTACTTCAATTAACATCCAACCTGACTAGTTCACTAGATTCCAAACGAAGCTCGCCATCCTTGCTCGCCAGGCAACTTCGATTACGACTGGTAGCAGGAGATGAATCCGATATCCCTAAGAGTCTACACAACATTGTCGTCTCCATTCATGCTATTGCCACTTTCCAGGCCTTGCATGACTACCTTCGGCCCCGCGTGGCAGGCCATCCTACTGGCGTTTCCGCAATGTTATCAGCGCTTGCCGCATCAGGATATACTGGGATACCCAAGCTTCCGGGAGATGATAAACCAGTCCTTAGTGCAGCTGCAGAATCGAGTTCTGCTACTGTGCCATCTACCTCGGGTGTTCAGCGTCGTCGCAGCCAACGCTTGGCCAAGCAGGGTACAAACTCGGCGCCTTCAGACAATGCCATTTCTGGACCTGAAGAGGGCGTTGCTGCCACAACAGAAAATGCTGTATCAACACTTTCGGAGATCAAGTCTCCTGTCACGGATCCTACATCTTCATCCCTTCCAGTTGACCCTGCGCCCAGTGAGACGGTCGTCGAATCGGAGCAACTTCATGCAGAATTTacagatgacgaagatgaaattgATGCAGATgtctttgaagatgaagtcGATTCCGAAAACCCCATGTCAGAGAAGACCATCACTTTGTCTGTGGTTGAAGGTATGGCATTGATCTGACCTTTTGTCCCAATTCTAATACAACTACACAGAGGGTGGTAAAGTAGAGGCCCAAACGCCAGAAGGTACAAGAGTTGCAACTCCTAATGCCGccaaagaaagtctatcGGGGATGACTAGGAATAGTATCTCAACTCGAGGTTCATACGCCGCTGCCCTGAAAGCCAAACCTACCGACTGGCACCTGGAATTCTCCATGGATGACCACATCTTGCCTTTGGATTTGACCATTTATGGAGCGATCCATCAACACGAaatgagaaagaaaacaggagCAACTCCCCTCAATATGATTTGGCAAGGGGTATATACAATTAAGTTTAAGAAAGTCTCTGGTCCCGCTCCAACTCCTGAAGGTAGGTTCACCCATAAAaagcttctttttcttctatttctCACTGACTGATGCGTGTAGCTCGTGCAGAAAACCCAGACTTCGCAAACAAGAATCGGTCATCTTCGAGCCCTAGTCTTTCTTCTCTCCCCGAAGATGCACCACACACGAAAATTCTCAGACTCCTACGCATGCTTTGTCACCTAAATACTATCGAGGCTGAGCGGGCGACATTCCCCGCAGACAAGCGAAACCTCCCTGATTCTTCATTTGTCAACAACAAGCTGACAGCCAAACTTACACGGCAATTAGAGGAGCCAATGATTGTTGCCAGGTTTGTTTTGCATCTATTTTCATTTTGATTCACCCTGACACGTTTTTACTAGTTCCTGTCTTCCTGATTGGGCTTTGGATTTGCCTCAGCATTTCCCTTTCTTGTTCCCATTCGCCACTCGCTACAACTTCCTTCAATCTACATCATTTGGCTATGCTCGCTTAATCCTGAAATGGCAGAGTCAACAAAACCGAGGTCAGGATTCATCGAGAAGAGATGATGGGATAGGTTTCCTAGGACGTTTGCAACGTCAAAAAGTCCGCATATCTCGAAAACATATCCTCGAATCCGCGGTAAAGGTCTTTGAGTTGTATGGGTCCTCTTCATCTATACTCGAAGTTGAATATTTTGAAGAAGTTGGAACTGGTCTGGGACCGACCCTCGAATTTTACTCTCTGGTATCAAAGGAGTTTGCTCGGAAGGATTTGAAGCTCTGGAGAGACGCAGATAGCTTTGGATCCGGCGTCTACGTTGTTCATCCAAATGGTCTTTATCCTGCGCCCTTGAGCCGTGAAGACATACTTAACGATGGTGGACAGTGAGTGCTTTTGATTGGACCTATGTTTAACTGATCCAATCCAATGAATTTTTAGAAAACGAACTCATATCCTGCGAGTGATTGGCCAGTTTGTTGCCAAAGCAATGTTGGACTCTCGAATAATCGATCTGTCGTTCAATAAAGTATTTTTGAAACTTGTATTGGGTGAAGAGGTTCCACTCACCATCGCGACACTCAAAGTAAGCTCTTGATGTCATATTCACAGATGCTTTACTTATCGCTTACCTCAGCTTGTCGATCCTGACCTTGCTAACTCGCTTGCCAAAGTGCAAAGCCTGGCTGCTGAAAGCAATGCCATGAAAGGCAAAGTGAGTATAAATTTAAGGTAGATAATAGTTCTTACTGACATAATTTTCAGCTTGCGCAAAAAGTGGCACAAATTGAGCAAGTAACCGTGGAAGATCTGGCTTTGGACTTCACTATGCCTGGTTATGATATTGAATTGAGGGTGAGACCTTACTTTTAGATGTGGGGAACCAAGCCTAATCAACTCTTAAAAGCCGGGTGGTCGCAATATACTGGTAACATCTGAAAACGTCAGCGAATATGTCGCGGAGGTTCTCGATGCCATACTCGGGAAGGGTGCTGCTATTCAAGCGAAAGCTTTCAGGGATGGTTTTTCCAAGGTTTTCCCAATTACCGACCTTCGCGCATTTTCTGCAGATGAGCTCGTTATGCTTTTTGGTAATTCCGAAGAGGATTGGAGTGTAGAAAGTATGTTTGGTTTCGCTCAACCT from Psilocybe cubensis strain MGC-MH-2018 chromosome 7, whole genome shotgun sequence encodes:
- a CDS encoding E3 ubiquitin-protein ligase UPL3, with translation MDLRPIQHQEATSSSSASTTHPSHNQDSFSNTNSESKPVRSSARVKAAKNKAQISAQTKEFTSISEQGPRASSSIPSETISTRNTRASPAKPNRSRESNSSKGKGKEVSQESSSRSTKRHRRNPTSTTAPLTINEPIRDTKGKKRAAPETDDEDLTAPSTKRIRTSGYSLRSNTSSANPADMPRKARTSTSKGKAALKSKMAVASSSRLETEDVEMLDPDYTNSKHGDSSDLDESMEEKHDIEGQHAEGDQDVGIEEAKDDDEDEDEDEDEDGEGGHDDEARVSSSDAGPIPGGMDEATALAIFGDYRQFGSYMMSLSSRLKTMLNNIKPTADPTTRLVTLQELSELLSISTEDTLAGSFQVEQFVRELVKILGGRGADEDEEEDEDPPERDEDAALAAALAMSSGGTYQGDDNLEAQLLACRCLANLMEALPGVAHTVVYHGAIPVLCSKLIEIDYIDLAEQTLSTLEKISEEFPSSIVREGGLAALLTYVDFFPIASQRTALQAASNCCRNVSSEHFPMIRGVWPNIRNCLAYSDQRLVEYACLCVIRIVDSYHRSSVENLESLIDSELIRAVNQLLLPAGGSPLIASNTYTLLLRALATSAKASAKITVALLEADIVDTLYQILTGVLPSASLNHLDQGGAAGGQGLGGGLADMTVMENLAHRPKEQVEEALSLISELLPPLPKDGVFDHKAYTEKSLAKLVKAKAKAERAAARLVTQAQTPTGAPATLSSTPGSAVPTDDASPVPGSSEVPVQEPEENRETSAALPGIDVAPDRTDMLRSKPAVVGRFMQLLVPILVDVYAASVITPVRIKTLTGLLKAVSFLDADGLKPFVPVASFASSILSSKDHPSLVIGALQLVDLLLGKLPSLYKPTFHREGVFHEIETLAERTLTTSKAKAKDAPESGDDAASSSNAPPASIPGFKKLSSTSLDPEDAITLRARVIQFKYLADKQDIDEDGAFQSLRNVVVRLSAPNSSDQEYSEALWELADLFASPHTSVSSFELLQSGVVDGLLLFATDENRSVSLQRRREILLDAFSSRKVKNLTANQTPFATLVKKLQESFTRMESFEVITVAQNSDDSKRSSPSLLARQLRLRLVAGDESDIPKSLHNIVVSIHAIATFQALHDYLRPRVAGHPTGVSAMLSALAASGYTGIPKLPGDDKPVLSAAAESSSATVPSTSGVQRRRSQRLAKQGTNSAPSDNAISGPEEGVAATTENAVSTLSEIKSPVTDPTSSSLPVDPAPSETVVESEQLHAEFTDDEDEIDADVFEDEVDSENPMSEKTITLSVVEEGGKVEAQTPEGTRVATPNAAKESLSGMTRNSISTRGSYAAALKAKPTDWHLEFSMDDHILPLDLTIYGAIHQHEMRKKTGATPLNMIWQGVYTIKFKKVSGPAPTPEARAENPDFANKNRSSSSPSLSSLPEDAPHTKILRLLRMLCHLNTIEAERATFPADKRNLPDSSFVNNKLTAKLTRQLEEPMIVASSCLPDWALDLPQHFPFLFPFATRYNFLQSTSFGYARLILKWQSQQNRGQDSSRRDDGIGFLGRLQRQKVRISRKHILESAVKVFELYGSSSSILEVEYFEEVGTGLGPTLEFYSLVSKEFARKDLKLWRDADSFGSGVYVVHPNGLYPAPLSREDILNDGGQKRTHILRVIGQFVAKAMLDSRIIDLSFNKVFLKLVLGEEVPLTIATLKLVDPDLANSLAKVQSLAAESNAMKGKLAQKVAQIEQVTVEDLALDFTMPGYDIELRPGGRNILVTSENVSEYVAEVLDAILGKGAAIQAKAFRDGFSKVFPITDLRAFSADELVMLFGNSEEDWSVETLSEALKADHGFNVDSRAIRDLVEIMSEYDPSTRRAYLQFITGSPKLPIGGFRGLNPPLTVVRKPHEAPLTADDYLPSVMTCVNYLKLPEYSTKSVMKEKLKTAMLEGVGSFHLS